Proteins encoded within one genomic window of Oryza glaberrima chromosome 12, OglaRS2, whole genome shotgun sequence:
- the LOC127756871 gene encoding purple acid phosphatase 2-like yields the protein MAMEAACVLAVVVVVLAFLSSAARGGVTSTYRRSLQALPDMPIDADVFRPPPGFNAPEQVHITLGDQTGRAMTVSWVTPKLPDSNVVRYGLRADNLTHTANGTFRRYSFGRKYRSGFIHHATLTGLDYGTKYHYAVGSGDTASARSFSFTTPPKPGPDVPYKFGLIGDLGQTFHSNDTLSHYEACGGDAVLFIGDLSYADNHPGHDNNRWDTWARFVERSVAYQPWIWTTGNHELDFAPELGETTPFKPFTNRYPTPFGASGSTRPLWYSVRMASAHVIVLASYAAYGKYTPQWRWLEGELRRVDRAVTPWLIVCVHSPWYSSNGYHYMEGESMRVEFERWLVDAKADVVLAGHVHSYERTRRVSNVAYDIANGMATPVFNRSAPVYINIGDGGNIEGLADDFRWPQPDYSVFREASFGHATLQIVNRTHAFYEWHRNSDGVKVVADHAWFTNRYWFPTDTN from the coding sequence ATGGCAATGGAGGCGGCGTGCGTgctcgccgtggtggtggtggtgctggcgTTCTTgtcctcggcggcgcgcggcggcgtcacGAGCACGTACCGGAGGAGCCTGCAGGCGCTCCCAGACATGCCGATCGACGCCGACGtgttccggccgccgcccggtTTCAACGCGCCGGAGCAGGTCCACATCACGCTGGGCGACCAGACCGGCCGCGCCATGACCGTCTCCTGGGTGACGCCGAAGCTCCCCGACAGCAACGTCGTCCGCTACGGCCTCCGCGCCGACAACCTCACCCACACCGCCAATGGCACCTTCCGGCGCTACTCCTTCGGGCGCAAGTACCGGTCGGGATTCATCCACCACGCCACCCTTACCGGCCTCGACTACGGCACCAAGTACCACTACGCCGTCGGCTCCGGCGACACCGCCAGCGCCAGgtccttctccttcacgacgcCGCCCAAGCCCGGGCCCGACGTGCCGTACAAGTTCGGGCTCATCGGCGACCTCGGGCAGACGTTCCACTCCAACGACACGCTGAGCCACTAcgaggcgtgcggcggcgacgcggtgcTGTTCATCGGCGACCTGTCGTACGCGGACAACCACCCGGGGCACGACAACAACCGGTGGGACACGTGGGCGCGGTTCGTGGAGCGGAGCGTGGCGTACCAGCCGTGGATCTGGACGACGGGGAACCACGAGCTGGACTTCGCGCCGGAGCTGGGGGAGACGACGCCGTTCAAGCCGTTCACGAACAGGTACCCGACGCCGTTCGGGGCGTCGGGGAGCACGCGGCCGCTGTGGTACTCGGTGAGGATGGCGTCGGCGCACGTGATCGTGCTGGCGTCGTACGCGGCGTACGGCAAGTACACGCCGCAGTGGAGGTGGCTGGAGGGGGAGCTGAGGCGCGTGGACAGGGCGGTGACGCCATGGCTGATCGTGTGCGTGCACTCGCCGTGGTACAGCAGCAACGGATACCACTACATGGAGGGGGAGTCGATGCGCGTGGAGTTCGAGCGGTGGCTCGTCGACGCCAAGGCCGACGTGGTGCTCGCCGGGCACGTCCACTCGTACGAGCGGACGCGGCGGGTGTCGAACGTGGCGTACGACATCGCCAACGGGATGGCGACGCCGGTGTTCAACCGGTCGGCGCCGGTGTACATCAACATCGGCGACGGGGGGAACATCGAGGGGCTCGCCGACGACTTCCGGTGGCCGCAGCCGGACTACTCGGTGTTCCGGGAGGCCAGCTTCGGCCACGCCACGCTGCAGATCGTCAACCGGACGCACGCCTTCTACGAGTGGCACCGCAACAGCGACGGCGTCAAGGTCGTCGCCGACCATGCCTGGTTCACCAACCGATACTGGTTTCCCACCGACACCAACTAG
- the LOC127758122 gene encoding purple acid phosphatase 2-like yields MGMLRWGAHLLLLLLLLAAATWTCAGAGAGVTSEYRRKLEATVDMPLDADVFRVPPGYNAPQQVHITLGDQTGTAMTVSWVTANELGSNTVRYGSSPEKLDRAAEGSHTRYDYFNYTSGFIHHCTLTGLTHATKYYYAMGFDHTVRTFSFTTPPKPAPDAPFKFGLIGDLGQTFDSNSTLAHYEANGGDAVLFVGDLSYADNYPLHDNNRWDTWARFVERSVAYQPWIWTAGNHELDYAPELGETVPFKPFTHRYPTPYRAAGSTEPFWYSVKIASAHVIVLASYSAYGKYTPQWTWLQEELATRVDRKLTPWLIVLMHSPWYNSNNYHYMEGETMRVQFERWLVDAKVDVVLAGHVHSYERSRRFANIEYNIVNGKATPAANVDAPVYITIGDGGNIEGIANNFTVPQPAYSAFREASFGHATLEIKNRTHAHYAWHRNHDGAKAVADAVWLTNRYWMPTNDDV; encoded by the exons ATGGGGATGCTGCGGTGGGGagctcacctcctcctcctcctcctcctcctcgccgcggcgacgTGGAcgtgcgccggcgccggcgccggggtgACGAGCGAGTACCGGCGGAAGCTGGAGGCGACGGTGGACATGCCGCTCGACGCCGACGTCTTCCGCGTGCCGCCGGGCTACAATGCTCCGCAGCAG GTGCACATCACGCTGGGGGACCAGACGGGGACGGCGATGACGGTGTCGTGGGTGACGGCGAACGAGCTGGGGAGCAACACGGTCAGGTacgggagctcgccggagaagctggaccgcgcggcggaggggagCCACACGAGGTACGACTACTTCAACTACACCTCCGGCTTCATCCACCACTGCACCCTCACCGGCCTCACCCACGCCACCAAGTACTACTACGCCATGGGCTTCGATCACACCGTCCGTACCTTCTCCTTCACCACGCCGCCCAAGCCCGCTCCCGACGCCCCCTTCAAGTTCGGCCTCATCG GTGACCTAGGGCAGACGTTCGACTCGAACAGCACGCTGGCGCACTACGaggccaacggcggcgacgccgtcctCTTCGTCGGCGACCTCTCCTACGCCGACAACTACCCTCTCCACGACAACAACCGCTGGGACACGTGGGCGCGCTTCGTCGAGCGCAGCGTCGCGTACCAGCCATGGATCTGGACCGCCGGCAACCACGAGCTGGACTACGCGCCGGAGCTGGGCGAGACGGTCCCCTTCAAGCCCTTCACCCACCGCTACCCGACGCCGTaccgcgccgccggcagcaCGGAGCCGTTCTGGTACTCCGTCAAGATCGCCTCCGCGCACGTCATCGTGCTGGCCTCCTACTCCGCCTACGGCAAGTACACGCCGCAGTGGACATGGCTGCAGGAGGAGCTCGCCACCCGCGTCGACCGCAAGCTCACCCCGTGGCTCATCGTGCTCATGCACTCGCCGTGGTACAACAGCAACAACTACCACTACATGGAGGGGGAGACGATGCGCGTCCAGTTCGAGCGGTGGCTCGTCGACGCCAAGGTGGACGTGGTGCTCGCCGGCCACGTCCACTCGTACGAGCGCAGCCGGAGGTTCGCCAACATCGAGTACAACATCGTGAACGGcaaggcgacgccggcggcgaacgtGGACGCGCCGGTGTACATCACGATCGGCGACGGGGGGAACATCGAGGGGATCGCCAACAACTTCACGGTGCCGCAGCCGGCCTACTCGGCGTTCCGGGAGGCCAGCTTCGGCCACGCCACGCTGGAGATCAAGAACCGGACGCACGCGCACTACGCGTGGCACCGCAACCACGACGGCGCCaaggccgtcgccgacgccgtctgGCTCACCAACCGCTACTGGATGCCCACCAACGACGATGTATAA